The DNA sequence tatatatatatatatatatattatatatagcgctttccagctgtactcctacagccccaaagcgctttacactgtagacattcTCCCACACATTCACACCCGTTGTCTGCGGTCCCAGAGAAGGTCATGTAGGCCACGTGTAGCTTCCTGTTAGCGTAACACAAATGTAACCTGCATCTTCGACAGGATGCTCCACTATGTTCTTAGAGAGATATTCCTGGAAATGTTACTGAGCTCGCGGGTCTAAAGATGATGTACTGGTCTACTTTATCCTATAGGGCTTTTATATATTTTGCAATTTATTCAGCCTTGTCCCATGCAGATTTCTCCAGATTCTCTGAACCTTTTGATCATATTTGATGTATTTGCCATCGCTGATTAGATGTTTAAAGTGTTTTCCATTTTATCTTGTGGATCCCTACTCTGAAGTTTCAGTTGATGAAAGCAATTGTTCACAGATTTATGAACCTCTCTACGTAGGGTACGTGACTCTTAAGATTCTCTTTTATGACAGGATACACGACGAAGCTGTGGACACGAAACCTGATTAAATGAAAGCTGTTCCTGCAGATGTTTCTTTTTAGGACCATTTACTTTTCCAGTCTTTCTGTTACCTATTGAAACGTTTTTTGCGAcatgttgctgccatcaaatccAAGTCGTTTCTCATTAAGCAACAACACATCTCACTTCTAACATTTGAAGCATGTGTTTTATGTTCTACTATGAAATGTGGATTTATGAGATTCAGATACGGTATCTATTTTCCAACATTTTTGGACTTGGGGTTGTAACAAGTGGTGCTTATAAAAGTAAGATTTCACCAGTGTTTTTAAGCAGAAATGTTTTGCTGCTACTTGTGAATTTTCAACTTCAGGTTGGGAAAAAAGTGGCACATTATTAACTAATTTCCTGCTTTAGTTATTAAAAAACTGTACAACTGCTGATAagacttttctctcaaataaAAGCCATTACAAAAGAGGATGAACTTCCCATTTCTGAGTTAAAACTAATAAACATTGCCGAGCTGATGCAGATCTGTGATGTAACAGCAAGTATCTGAACGGCTCACTGGAGGACGTGTTCTCAGACTCAGGTGACCCAAAACCAAGTCATATGGAGTGATGTGTGGGGAAAACTACAGTCAGACTAGAAAACTTGAGGTGCGTCTTACATTTGACATAATAAACATGATCTGAATGTAAACGTTTAATCTGAAAACCAGCTTTCAGAGCATCTAAACAAAAGAGAAACTCATTTTGGAGCATTTTACACTTCTGCATTGCACATTGTCATCGTTTTGACACATTACTTTTGGTTTTCAACCACACTGGGCTCCAACGCGCTCTCTAACCCTGTACAGAGATGTGCATGACTGGCAGTTCATTTATCAAACTCTATCAAACAATAATGGCTCATTAACGTTGCTCCATGAGCAGACTGAACCTTGTGACACGCTTCTGTTTGACAGAGTCACACGTTGCCAAACTCTTTTTCGCAACTCGTTTCCATTTGTTTCTCACACATTACAAACAAAAGTCCATTCCGTCCTACGGGAACCTCTGCGATCTGGTTGTTTTGATTAGCCTTGTATGCATTGAACATTTTTACCTCAAACATACTCTTAGATgcaagttgctttggataaaagcgtctgctaaatgacagtagtattagtagtagcagtaatattAGCTCGCACCGGAAAACCAAATAGTTAGCAGGTCACTTCTTTGataaaaacaaagttcattcaGTTTTTTGAGTATTCAAGtgtctttggtcttggtcttgtctcggtctctgactcggataattgagctgccgttgcacaccaaggtgacagaatcttgtgatcaccagttcttcctcttgttcatgtacagttttgtaaactatttggattttggattttatttaatgttttggtgcatctgcacctgtgtctatatttaattacagtattgtgtttataacgaccttgtttgaataaatacgGCATCATTGGcctatgaataatatttgcatatcgttatGATTGATTAACCATCACcatcatttcagtgatgctgatataccgTGTAATTCGGCTATactaatggtaaataatgcaatttcaagtcgataattgtctttaatatttaaaattcacatttcatctacaaattcagtacaatttaaatcagtaacatttaataTTCCTAAGACTTTTCTGAAACTATAACAAGGACCGATCTAAGACAGTAGTGTTCAACTCGGGTAGAAGGGTGGGAGAAATGAGGACCATGCGGTGAGATGGGGCGTGtttgtgtcatttgttttaGCTCTTGGTTGTTCGTTGTCCCTATTTCTTCTAGTtgtcctccatctcctccaccCTGAACAAAGCTTTTCATTAAAGCCACAAGCATCTTAATTGCAGCGGTGGTATCTCAGGCAGTGAGAGGTTTTTTATCTAATTGTACAAAGATTTTATTTGCATGTGGAGCATGAATGAATGCCACCTGGAATCGACTTTTGTCATACTTATTTTGAATGTAGTAAAAACATTTCAATAAACTGTGGAGATACTATCTGCTATAATACCAAGACACAATTCACATTGTTAGCAggtatttttaaatgttctgattgtgattattttgctcatttgattTAGAGAGCTTTTCTTTCGGCTcattttcctccatttttttatttccattcagTGTCACATGACTCAAACCAGTTGAACTGAAACttgtaatgtgtgtgtttgtgtgaacatgCATATTGAGGCCAAGAGGTAAAAAGTTGACAAAGTTCCCACGAGAACTTTCCTACCGAGTGTGTCAACTCAGGAAGCTGCGGCTTCGGCTTGCGTCTGCTCACATCTCCTCATCAGCACGTTTCGTGTCTCTTTGTGTGCACCATGACTGCTCTCCACGCGTCAGGTGGCCCCGGAGGAAACCTCATGGGAAGTAAGGGGCGGAACCAGAGAGGTCAAAAAGAAGTCAAACGGGCCCGCTTGCATCAACGCGCTTGATCTGTCATTGTTCCCCGTCAACTGTCAACCACAAGCTACATCTAACCGCTGCAGATTTTCTGTTTGGGAGACAGAAGTGGTGCCCCTGCCACGATTACGCAACTGCACGACGGAGCTGAGCTCGAGCTGATAATACAACAGTTCACCGATCATCATGAAAGTCGGTACGGTTCAACTACCCATCAAGAAAAGTAAAAGGACCACGCAGCACGCCACTCTGAATGAGGAACTTCTGATTTTATTAAATtaggtaaaataaaaatacaagacATCAAAGGAGGAGGATGTTGGCTTCTGTAGACGGTTCCTCAGACTCCGCTTTCAGCTCGGATATCTGGTCCAAATCTGGTCCAAAGAGAGGTGCAGAGTGGGCTCCTCCACTCcactgtaacacacacacacacacacacacacacacacagactattAAACAGCTGTACATAATAACCCTCTAAAAACAATTGAATCCTTTTTTCCCTAAAGGACTATAACAAATTTACATAAATTACTTTAGCTTATTCAAAGATGGAAGGCGAAGCCAAAATCATTTGGAGCGGTTCTGAATGGCATCGGGAATGAAAACAATGATGAGTCATTGTGGCTGTTAATGTGGCAATTATGGCAATTGGTTATCTGTTGCCCACATTTTGTTATaattattgtttattataatCTAATATTATTAATCAGTTACATGTTTCACGTTTTAGCAACATGCTTttaatactttttgtttttagtaCAAAGGACTCTAGTGCAGGTGATGATGGAGAATCATGGACCAAATTTCATTTGTGATCAGATCAAATCTAGAGGAAAATATGAGAGCAAGTGACACGTTTTTGTGTTAAATCCATGATGTGTCAGCTGACTTTCGAATGTTGTGTGTGATGGCAACTTCGAAGGAGATGAGAGGTCCATTCTCATAGTGAAACATTCTTAAAACTGAGTAAAGCAAGAGTCGTCTGTCAGCTGGAACCACATCCTGGAAGTCAACGTCGAGTCCAGAGAAAGCAGAGAAAGCAGAGAAAGCAGAGAAAGCAGAGAAAGCAGAGAAAGCAGACTAACTCTTGATGCCAAAGAGGAGAGGAAACAGCGGCTGGCCAGGTCGGGATATTTTTTGCTACTGATTATCgtcaggcaaaaatgtaatctcACTGGAattgttgctaaaaaaaatcacaacgaAAACCACAAATATTATAGAGAGAAACATGCAGTTAAGTTAGGATTCATATTCAGGGAATATTGATGACCGTTTTAAATTTAAACTCCAAGAAATCCCCGAATCATGTCAGCAACAGCTGCACAACCACTGAAACTAAATACCAGAAACAAACCCAAGCTCAGTGGATGTTTGAGGTGTGAGATTCGTTTCTTTCCCCCTCACCGGGCCGGAGCGAAACTTCAAAATGAGTCAGGAAAAACTAACGTTATATCAGTGGCCAAAATCTTCAACAGAAACCGAATAATGTCCAGAAACTGAAATTGAGCCAATGGAGCTGCACGTGTATTGCTCCCTCGCGGAGTTTGATGACGCGCACACCTGAGAACGTAGGTAACGCAGAGGATGCAGAGCGGCTGGTGGGCGGCGGGTCTGGACCGGGAGGCTCGGACGCTGGGGATGACGGCGCTGTGACTCTCAACCCAGACGTAACCTCCGGTTCTGACCAGCAGCCGGTACTGGCCGCTGACCGACTGGTTCTTCAGACACACTGCAGAGACACAAGAAGTCACCACGAGTGTTtactcttgtgtgtgtgtgtgtgtgtgtgtgtgtgtgtgtgtgtgtgtgtgtgtgtgtgtgtgtgtgtgtgtgtgttttgttttgttttttattttggatccccattagcggacGTAAAAcgccagctagtcttcctggggtccatgaaAATTAAAAGTACATTCATATAGAAgcacaattatatatatatacttcctATTGTACACTGCACATCTGTGGTTGACCTATAAAAAAGCCAGCCTTCAGAAACTACAAGTGGCATACAATGATGCTCTGAGGATACTGTTAAAAAGGCCCAGATGGACGAGCGCGAGTGAGATGTTTGTGAGTGCTGGAGTGAACACACTGCAATCTGTTTTGAGAAATATAATGTACAGGTTTATTTGTCGGTTAAATGATTCTGAAAATCAAATTGTTGTGGTACTGGTGAACATTATGTACAGTGCCACACGCTGCACGTCTCAGTTTTGGGAACACTGGTATAAGTGTCTCTTAAAATGAGTCATTAGActattttttatctttgtgttttttaatcttttttgtaCTGTGTGTCTTTTGATTGTATTTTTGTATGGACCTTGAGTCTGGAATAAagcatatctatctatctatctatctatagtactttacattttaaatgtatgaatacataactaaatacataagtaaatacaattacatcactccattaaccccccccccccacatcccACCCACATCATTACACCAGCAACATCACTGTAGTGGTAACCATCACAACCTGCAACTACATTGAGCTGTATATTCCAAACAATAAATCACAAAATGTATATCAAACATATATATTAACCATTGTTTATGTCTGTACCCAAAAATaacctttgtgtgtgtgtgtgtgtgtgtgtgtgtgtgtgtgtgtgtgtgtgtgtgtgcgtgcgtgcgcttACAGTTCATGTGGTTCTTGTTCAGACAGCTGGTGTCGTGTGCGTGGCAGAGTTCGTAGAGGGAACGGCCGATAAGCTCGTCAGGCCTGTAACCTAGAAGAGAAGTCACTCTGCAACACAAACGCGCaagaaaatgtgattttattttgaaaaaagagcAGAATTCAGGTTTTATATAAGCAAACATTTATCTCATTACAATTACTCGATCATTTCAAAAGTAAGATACCAGAATGAAAGTAAATTACGCAGTCATGTGTGTCGAAGCAAAAGAGTACGCTGCAACCGTGACTGAGTGAGTAACGGCTGGAGTTAAGTCAAGTATCATCACTATTCAGAATTTAAAGATGTTAACCCTGATCACTGCTGCTGCACACAACTAAGCAACTACGACGACGATGATGCTTTATTTCAGTGGGACTACATAAAAAGttacatttaaatatttttcctACTATTTTAAACATTATAACAACAGcattgaataaagaaaaaaaagtttattataTAACAAACGGCAATGTgtatgaaaaaaataagaaggtaaaacaaaaaatgttgcAGAAAAGGGCATAATTAAATCAATGTTTTGCTTTCTCATTgcttcacttttttatttttgcttgttGCAGTACTGTATacgtatttatatttttttatgtgttcatTTCATCACGGTCTGTTATATTTATCTAGATAAAAAAACACCAGTAAAATTTTCGGCAAACGTCAACATTTTTCTTCTAAAACTACACTTTTCTTTGCAACCACAGGATTCGCCCCCTGCTGGCAGAAACACAGAATGCAGGTTtacgttgtttttttgtttttgttattaaatgGCTTCAGTTTTCAAATAGAGACCAAAttcatattttttaaactaGTTTGTACAAATATACTgaataaaagttcatttatgataaaaaaaaatttaatttaaaactcTTATTAAGTTAGATCTGCTTTCATGGgcaaattatttaatttatagCAATGACGGCTTTCAACCtggatatgatttattttttctgctctTCCCCCTGAGAAGCAATGAGGCAGTACCAGATGAAAATGATAAGTGATAAGGGATTTTAAAGTAGTTTGTGTGGAACACACCTCTGGTCGCAGTACGTGAACCTCATGTCCATGCTGTGCTGGCTGGTGAAGGTGTGTGTGCtgaggagtgtgtgtgagagcggcAGGGGCCGGCAGGTCAGGAGCAGGCAGGACACAGAAGAAGATGCCGCGCACACCTTTGACTGGCCCTGACAGTGCAGCACCTGGACATGAAACACGacatcaaaaaagaaaagacatgcTCAGAAACTCAACGCTCCGGAGGGGAAAAAGGTTTTTGGATCGTCTCTAGCAACCTTCCACGTGGCTGACTTGAGGTTTGCGCTTCTTCCTCTGTGTGTCAGAGCACTTTTAATCCTCATGACAAAATCCCTCTTCTGAGTGCACCAAGCTTCCCCTAAAGAGAAAAAGAGCAATTTGTTGCACTgataaaccagtttaaacacaaaaaacacacgcatgcacgcacacacacctgcCGTCAGACGTAGGTTGTGTCTGATCTCCTCGTGGTCGCAGGGGTGAGTGTACTCAAAAATATTGTGTCCCATCAACTCTGTCTGACAGGAAAAAGAGAACAAGTTCACATCCAAACCCGGGAAGACGTTTGTGCAAGAGCCCGCGCACGTTGGCTCACCTGCGTCAGGCCCATGTACTTGCTGACGTTGTCGGACAGAAACATCATGTCTCCCTCAGCGGACAAGACCACGAGAAACCCCTCCAGCACTCTCAGGTACATACTGGTCTCTTCCGACGGGACCAGATCTTCCCCTTGCTTCTCCTCCTTGTCCCAGTTCATCTCTCCCCCCCCTCCCGGTCCAGGCTGGCCCTTAACTGCGTGTCCGGCCTCCGCGTTCGTCTCAACAGAGTCTGAAACTACAGAAATCCCAGACCTTCtcaaaaaaagccaaaaaaacaaCTTCATTTCATGAGATCCTTTGTGCTCAACTGtacattgtcagtgtttgataTTTGTAGAAATGAGAACAAAGGATGCGGTGAACTTTTGTCATCTTCGCTCACGTATGTGATAGGTGTTAAAGGAGGACTTCCTCTGTCTAACAACTACTGTACATGAAACCACTGTCAGTTGACTGCTTGCTTCtgctgcaaaaacacaaaaagatcTAATGTCTGACATAAACCCACAAACTGTcactactttttttatttttttaaacatactcTAGTCTGGACTTTTGCTTCATTTCCtacttctgtttttttcccGTGTGCTCCAGCTGCCGACCCCACAAACACCCCGGGAGTGTGTGCTCAGGTCTCGTCAACGGGTGCGATGACCGCGCCGTTACCTTTGAGCAGCGTGCGCATGCGGATGTAGCTGAGGGTGAGGCGGATGATGGAGGGCTTGTCCAGGTGGGCTCGGACGGAGGGCTGCAGCGGCAAGAGGCGGCATAAATCCCCGAACACGTCAGACTCCACTCGCCGCCTCTTTCTGGCCGCCTCGCGGCTGATTGCCCTGCGGGGGCAAGCAAAACAAGAAATAGTTAAGATGTCTCTTGATAACATTTAAATGAGCGATAAAAGTATGAAAAAGGTTGTAAAACGTGGATTTAAAATGTATATTACAGTAGATATAAAGAGGATGTCTATGATGTGTATAACTTCAGTCCATGTGACTAATAATCTCTAAGGATGTCTCAGAAACTGACTCACGACTGCAAGTgttttttcactttgaacttTGATTCAAAAGATAATTCTGTTCAGTTTTATACTTTCtgaaataacaaagaaaaaaaaaccctggtAGCTCGGTTACGCAGTGACCTTCTGACCTCCTCTGAAACAGTGTCTCAACATTTAAGGAAGCATGTAATACTTGTTCaacatccatttttttttttttgcatttggtcACTCTCATGTTTTTGCCACCGTTTGACTTCTCCTGTAAATACCGTTTTGGTTAAAACTTTGTCTGCAGGACTTTTAACTTTATATTCCATGCTTTTTTTAAGCGATTTCACAAAGAAGAGGTGTTCAAGAACATGAGAGGAAACCGTTAAGATGGTTATCAGCGCGCAACGTGCAGCTTTACCTTTTCTTCTCCTTGTCAGCCGTCATCATGTCCTGCAGAGGTCTGTCGCTGGTGGCATGGCGAGTGCTGGCTCCGAAAGGAAGAGATGCTTCACAGCACAAGCGGGGGGTACCGCCTTCTGGGATTCGCACCTTCGCTGGCCTTCTAGCTCATCTCAGAGGTAATTAGCGGTGCTAAATGTCTGTCTGACTCCAGAGGACTGACTCCAGAGGGTGTCTCCTCACTCCTCTGCATGCAAAATAAGTACAGGCCTCGAGAAGCTGAGCACAGTGATAGGTCATcactctcctccctccctccctgcctcccgcctctcctccctccctctgctGTCGAACACAAACTTCTGAGCATCCCGCAGAGTTGCCTCTCAACAGCGGCAGAGAGATGCACAGAAGGGAAAAGAAGAGGCACGGAGACATCTGGGATTGATGTCGACAGCTCAGTGTTTTATTGGAATCAGACCAGACGGGACTAGCCCGGCTGTTGCACTACATTTTGGCACAGAGTAAGATAGTGTGACCAGGAACAGCCCTAGCCCTGGGTGCACGAAGCTTCACTACACACCGACTCTACTGCACAGACAGCAACCAGCTCGTTTTCAGACCACGGTTCAACAGTCCTTCTCCGTGTGTGAGACGTtgaggagggggagggagggagggagggagggagggagagagtcAGTGTGCTGCGTTtcattcgtgtgtgtgtgtctgaaatGAGAGGTAATTCAGCTGCCGGCTTTCCACATTTCCTATCAACCGGCTGTAACAGACCTATAATAGTATAGTTATAGTATTATACATAAAGGTTTCCTCCAGatacactttacaataataatattcataatcataataatactaataacaataaaaaaaagagagagcaataagaaagaaaaaagccattcttgaaaaaaaaaagcaaaagtgaGAAAAGCAGGTGGTTTTggcagagagaaggagagagatgGCTGCAAAGAGGAATCGGTGCTTTGAGGAAGAAGTAAAGGAAAGGAGGGAGCATGAAAACGCAGATGGTAGCTATAGAAACAGAAACGCAgaggacaaaataaaaagtcacaCACGACAGGGAGGAAAGAGATTCACACTTTCATGCACACACAAAATGTACAttcacgatttaaaaaaaaaaacaaaaaaaaacagccgtGGGCCAACACATTCAGACTGGCAGGACAGACGCGGACTCAGAGTAACAGATGGATGAAATAGCTGGATGCCGGGCTTTTTTCACTGCTACACAGGCTGCCTGCAACACTCGGCTCCACATAATTAGTTTACTAGCCTGTAACATTCACttcatacatgcatacacacacaaatatgtgtgcatatatatataatatatatatatatatacacacacatacatattatatatatacatattatatatatatatatatatatatatatatatatatatatatatatatacgtgtatatatatatatatatatatatacacacatatatagtatatatacacacacacacatatatacatatatatatatagtatacacacacacattatatatatatatatatatatatatatatgtgtatgtatgtgtatgtatgtgtatatatatatatatatatatatatatacatacacatactatatatatatatatatatatatatacgtatataaatatatatatgtgtatgtatgtatatatatatatatatacgtatataaatatatatatgtgtatgtatgtatatatatatatatatatatatatatatatatatatatatatatatatatacatatatatacgtatatatatatatatattatattatatcatattatatatatatatatatatatatgcatttatacatacatacatacatacatatatacatacatgcattacacaccaaaagtttggacacagcttctcattcaaacaaatggggaagtgtgtccaaacttttggtctgtaatgtatctgcgtgtgtgtgtgtgtgtgtgtgtgtgtgtgtgtgcatgtatgtataaTACACACACATGACAGGAGGACAAAGAGTGACAGTGAAAGCTTCATATCATCAGTCCATCACtatgaaaaaggggaaaaaaaacaaaaatataacacAAGAAAATCCATAAAATATATAGATAGTCATGGTATTGCACAAAGGGAGTTTGGCCCTAACTGGTCAACAATAAGGACAGTAATAAAACAGGTAGGGTGCTTGTCCATGCGCCACAACGCTCCGTCACTAGCAGACGATACCGACACGATACAGCCACTCGACACAGGCTATGTACAGGCCTCAGCACCTCTGGTCCACGCGGGCGCCGGTGACCCGGTGCCGGACGAAGAAGCGGTGTTGAAGTGTGAGTGTTTGGTTCTGTCCGAGCCCGAGGGCGTGCGTGGGAGCATGTCAAACGTGTAGTGTTGGTGTGTAAAACTGCGTTCAAAGTGTGAGAGCGTGTGCAGGTGTGCATATTCATAGTTATTTTCATAGTCATATTCATAATAAACCCAGGCAACAAGAACAACAAGTAAATAATATTTCAAAAGTAACAACAACCAATAGCTTTAAAGTAAAGGAgtgatcgtgtgtgtgtgtgtgtacaagcATGCCAGGTTTAGTGTTGTTGGATGTGGGTGTGTGTTAGGTCTGCGTCTCTTCAGGAGCACAGTAGGAGAAGTCTTTGAACTCCTCCTGGTTGATCTGTCGGATGATGGCCTCGTCGGTGGGCGTCAGCACGGGGTCCTCTTTGGTGAAGTCCTGGTCGAAGTTATTCACGTCCCGCTTGGTCTTCTGCACAGACACGAACAGAGAGAACAAACTTCACTTCTCTGCAAGTGGCACGACAGCGACACCTTCTGGCCACACCTGGGATTTCTTCCTACGCTCAGTGAATCTGAACTTCTGTTTTTAACTGAAGTCGGAGGGTgaaagttgttttgttttatcagACTGGTGCCTTTTTAAATGCAATGAGGGTACatgaacgaaaaaaaaaatgcaatgcgTCTTTCCAGTGTCGAGGCCCGAAGCCGACGTCAAACTTCATCTGTGTGTCAGGACTTCGGATATATCTGAGCCAAGACCTGAGTGCAGAtgtattaaaaaattaaataaaagctttttattgcactgtgactttttatttgatttattggaGTTTTTCAGAAGCTTATTGTTTGTTCTTGAATGAACACTTTAAATTCGGAGATTCAGGTTTAAGCTCGTCTTGTTCCCGAGGCTCTTCTCCTCATTTAAAAAGATGTGTTATGAGATTATTCAAATATTTGACTTGTTGAAAGATGTTCTTTGCTTCAAGAGTTTTTACTTAAAACcggtgaaaaaaaaagcaaaataacattttcccttttcttttacaAACTTTACAGATCCAACAAAACAATCCAATGTGCTTAACTTTTTAAcacctgaaataaaataatacacagaaaatccacatttttattatttgaagtgTTTATTATGTATTTAAACTAAAAACACTCTCAATTTTGTCTATCAGTTTCTATATAATAATATTTGTACGATTGTGAGTACATTGGGTAATTGTATgtacttttaaatgtaatggttttattcttttattgtgtttattgTATAAATGGGGTCCTCATGAAGTCTCAGAAGTGAATATATTAAATATGATCCATCCGACCTTACAGGGTAGAAACAGTGAACGGATCCGAAGCATCAGGTGTTTCTTTACAGAAAAAGTTATTTTGTACCAACGGCTGTGTGCACCTTATGCACAAACAACTTATTCCTGAACTTCTCTTCAGAGCCATAAGACCTGGATTTTACATGCAAACAATCTTAAATTGCTGCACCTTACTTTGAACAACCAGGAGGTctaaaaatatctaaaaatatATCTAAAAATAGCTCTCAACTACAGATTTAAGGTGGCAGGATTTCATTAATTACAAAATAAGTTTTactagtcatcattttcatttaatttaattactttttccatgcaaaaatacagaaatacctaaataaatatCATCCTGACCATTACTTTTTAGGTTTTTCGTGATGGTCGAGAACGTCGTCGTGCTTCCTGCACTTGAGCAGCGTCTTTGCGCATCTCTTTTGCTCCACACCTGTACGGCTGATCAACGCCACTCTCACTAGGCCCGTCAATCAAGCCTCTGAACATtattgtatttgtgtgtgtgtgtgtgtgtgtgtgtgtgtgtgtgtgtgtgtgtgtgtgttgcttaCGATGCGTGGTTTAAAGGGGGGTTTCACTTTTCTCTGCTCCAGCAGAAGCCAGTCGATCTCTCTGAAGAAGGCGTGGGCCTTGATGGCCTCCTCGCAGCCCTGGCTCACCACGCAGCCCAGACGCTTGGCCGGGTTCTTCGTCATGAACTGCGAACAAAAACACGCACGTCTTGAGAGGAAGCACACTGCTTGAGAAGCAGACGGATGGCGAGAGCAGAAGATGCTTCAGAGccgcagcagcagagctgaggcaGCTGTGGACGACACGGGCAGGAGGCGTGGTGGCAGAGCGGTGGGACGGGTCGGCAGAGGGCTCTCTTTTACTTAACCACATATTGCACATTGTGATGTATTGCGGTTATAAGCTTGCTTTGTTACTACAGTAACGTTTTTGACTTGCTTTTTCTGGTCAGAGC is a window from the Cololabis saira isolate AMF1-May2022 chromosome 19, fColSai1.1, whole genome shotgun sequence genome containing:
- the epas1a gene encoding endothelial PAS domain-containing protein 1; translation: MMTADKEKKRAISREAARKRRRVESDVFGDLCRLLPLQPSVRAHLDKPSIIRLTLSYIRMRTLLKVSDSVETNAEAGHAVKGQPGPGGGGEMNWDKEEKQGEDLVPSEETSMYLRVLEGFLVVLSAEGDMMFLSDNVSKYMGLTQTELMGHNIFEYTHPCDHEEIRHNLRLTAGEAWCTQKRDFVMRIKSALTHRGRSANLKSATWKVLHCQGQSKVCAASSSVSCLLLTCRPLPLSHTLLSTHTFTSQHSMDMRFTYCDQRVTSLLGYRPDELIGRSLYELCHAHDTSCLNKNHMNLCLKNQSVSGQYRLLVRTGGYVWVESHSAVIPSVRASRSRPAAHQPLCILCVTYVLSGVEEPTLHLSLDQIWTRYPS